From a region of the Panicum virgatum strain AP13 chromosome 2K, P.virgatum_v5, whole genome shotgun sequence genome:
- the LOC120675511 gene encoding putative wall-associated receptor kinase-like 16, giving the protein MNNYQVTNISVEQGLIEYISPDANAQIDFGSLFDGPSLFFSSAAAVSMQWVVAQLSCEEARHNMSGYACASANSECKTIRHTGGYVGYRCNCISGYQGNPYIESGCVDTNECLQLNICPEICNNTIGSYACNPCPYKTEYDPVNRRCVIRKHQNLLLGIAIGLSVGLGILLLCLCGVFLIRRWRRDIQKQLRKKYFQKNKGLLLEQLISSDEKQSDNKIFSLEELQKATNNFDPARIFGSGGHGMVYKGILSDQRVVAIKKPKVLAEGEISQFINEVAILSQINHRNIVRLLGCCLETEVPLLVYDFIPNGSLFKIIHDDQSNKEFSLSWHDSLRIATEAAGALCYLHSAASVSVFHRDVKSSNILLDGSYTAKVSDFGTSRLIPIDQTHVITNIQSTFGYLDPEYYYTGQLNEKSDVYSFGVVLLELLLRKEPIFTSDSGSKINLSNYFLSERRTRPTTEMVTSQLLEQASEDELNTVASLAEECLRLQGEERPTMKQVEMKLQLLINKGLRSCNGFPQSSCEIQAPPPVRLAAHHCQPLSTDGDNRANIASSSCYALEQEFMSSATLPR; this is encoded by the exons ATGAATAACTATCAGGTGACAAATATCTCTGTTGAACAAGGCCTTATTGAATACATTAGCCCGGACGCAAATGCTCAAATTGATTTTGGTTCATTATTTGACGGGCCAAGTCTTTTCTTTTCATCTGCGGCTGCCGTTTCCATGCAATGGGTAGTTGCTCAATTATCATGCGAAGAGGCAAGACACAATATGTCTGGGTATGCATGTGCAAGTGCTAACAGCGAATGTAAAACAATCCGACATACAGGTGGTTACGTTGGTTACAGATGCAATTGCATAAGTGGGTACCAAGGAAATCCATACATCGAAAGTGGCTGTGTTG ATACCAACGAGTGCCTTCAGCTAAACATCTGTCCTGAAATATGCAACAATACCATAGGAAGCTACGCATGTAATCCATGCCCTTACAAGACAGAGTATGATCCTGTTAACAGGCGTTGCGTCATCAGAAAACACCAAAACCTTCTCCTAG GTATTGCTATTGGCCTTAGTGTTGGCCTTGGAATTCTACTTCTCTGCTTATGTGGGGTTTTCCTTATCCGTAGATGGAGAAGAGATATCCAAAAACAATTGcggaaaaaatattttcagaaaAATAAGGGCCTTCTTTTGGAGCAACTAATATCTTCAGATGAAAAACAAAGTGATAACAAAATTTTCTCCTTGGAAGAGTTGCAGAAGGCAACAAACAACTTTGATCCTGCACGTATTTTTGGTAGTGGAGGACATGGTATGGTATACAAAGGCATCTTATCGGACCAACGTGTTGTAGCCATAAAGAAGCCGAAGGTACTTGCGGAAGGAGAGATTAGTCAGTTTATCAACGAAGTTGCAATCCTCTCTCAAATAAATCACAGAAATATCGTAAGACTTCTCGGATGTTGTCTTGAAACTGAGGTTCCTCTACTGGTGTATGACTTTATCCCTAATGGTTCACTATTTAAGATTATTCATGACGATCAGAGTAACAAAGAATTTTCCTTGTCATGGCATGATTCCTTGAGAATTGCTACAGAAGCTGCTGGAGCTCTCTGCTATCTCCATTCTGCAGCATCAGTATCGGTTTTTCATCGTGATGTGAAGTCTTCTAATATACTCTTGGATGGAAGCTACACAGCTAAAGTTTCAGATTTTGGGACCTCAAGATTGATTCCAATTGATCAAACCCATGTTATCACAAAC aTACAAAGTACATTTGGGTACTTGGATCCAGAGTATTACTATACTGGGCAATTAAATGAGAAGAGTGATGTCTACAGTTTTGGTGTTGTTCTGTTAGAGTTGCTTCTTAGAAAGGAGCCTATCTTTACTAGTGATTCCGGTTCAAAGATAAACTTGTCAAATTACTTCCTCTCTGAGAGAAGAACAAGACCAACCACAGAAATGGTTACCTCTCAACTTCTGGAGCAAGCTTCTGAAGACGAGCTTAACACTGTTGCATCTCTTGCGGAGGAGTGCCTGAGGCTACAAGGTGAAGAAAGACCTACTATGAAGCAAGTGGAGATGAAACTGCAACTTCTGATAAATAAAGGTTTGAGATCATGCAACGGTTTCCCACAAAGCAGTTGCGAGATACAAGCACCACCACCTGTAAGACTTGCAGCTCATCACTGTCAACCTTTGTCAACTGACGGAGACAATAGAGCTAATATAGCGTCTTCAAGCTGCTATGCGTTGGAGCAAGAGTTTATGTCATCTGCTACTTTACCACGATGA
- the LOC120675535 gene encoding GDP-fucose transporter 1-like encodes MAKQYYATSSLVVGYALCSSLLSIINKYAVTKFSYPGLLTALQYFTSAAGVWILGKLGLLSHDPFKLETAKKFAPAALVFYLAIFTNTNLLCHANVDTFIVFRSLTPLLVAIADTTFRKQPCPSKFTFLSLVVILGGAVGYVMTDSAFSLTAYSWALAYLVTITTEMVYIKHIVTNLGLNTWGFVLYNNLLSLMMAPIFWFVTGEHKLVFAAIESRGDGWFQLDAFVAVALSCVFGLLISFFGFAARKAVSATAFTVTGVVNKFLTVAINVMIWDKHATAFGLVCLLFTIVGGILYQQSVTAKGNSAGQHGPVSEQPKEDNDSKELDEETQGLVASAK; translated from the coding sequence ATGGCAAAGCAGTACTATGCAACTAGCAGCCTTGTAGTAGGGTATGCTCTGTGCTCAAGTTTGCTTTCGATCATCAATAAATATGCCGTCACAAAGTTCAGTTACCCTGGCCTCTTGACTGCTCTGCAATACTTCACATCTGCTGCTGGTGTTTGGATCCTTGGAAAGCTAGGGCTTCTCAGCCATGACCCCTTCAAGTTGGAGACCGCAAAGAAATTTGCACCTGCTGCTCTCGTCTTCTACCTTGCCATATTCACAAACACAAATCTCCTCTGCCATGCCAATGTTGATACCTTCATAGTTTTCAGATCCTTGACGCCACTTTTGGTTGCTATTGCTGACACAACTTTCCGGAAGCAACCATGTCCTTCCAAGTTCACATTCTTATCCCTTGTGGTCATCTTGGGAGGAGCAGTTGGTTATGTGATGACAGATTCAGCATTCAGCCTCACAGCATACTCATGGGCACTTGCATATCTGGTGACCATAACAACTGAAATGGTGTACATCAAGCACATAGTGACAAACCTGGGGCTGAATACTTGGGGCTTTGTGCTCTACAACAACCTTCTGTCATTGATGATGGCACCCATCTTTTGGTTCGTTACAGGAGAGCATAAGTTGGTCTTTGCAGCCATTGAATCAAGGGGTGATGGCTGGTTTCAACTGGATGCCTTTGTGGCAGTGGCATTGTCATGCGTGTTTGGGCTCCTCATCAGTTTCTTTGGTTTTGCAGCAAGGAAAGCAGTCTCAGCCACTGCGTTTACCGTTACCGGGGTCGTGAATAAGTTCCTCACCGTGGCTATCAATGTCATGATCTGGGACAAACATGCAACTGCATTTGGTTTGGTTTGCTTGCTCTTCACTATTGTTGGTGGGATACTCTATCAACAATCGGTTACGGCAAAAGGAAATTCTGCGGGTCAGCATGGGCCAGTATCTGAGCAACCTAAAGAGGACAATGATAGCAAAGAGCTTGATGAGGAGACGCAAGGCTTAGTTGCATCTGCTAAGTAG
- the LOC120675522 gene encoding peroxisome biogenesis protein 3-2-like: MLASARGFWARHRRKILVSLGVAGAGYAAYRLYDAHRAQLLRVEQLRAREEQAADDLVKNQLQEHFEKVQSICDTTTLPLAMHQLCENITSQLDISKLTDKLRQGKAESRALTPKEKYDTWEEIKIKSFTKTVSSMWAMTLLSLYTRVQVTILGRHLYLDFARATHGAQLQEESDTFSENGHKSFLTTADYLPTGKINAYIMHMQHAATEVLKEKQLKDLMSTDEVLQTVLQILDLFMNLCEDNSWIKYLVPDDASVQAQLMAVSTSGFDDSSLLNDFRKLEQLMAETRVVLASEDFRNIMERSLREIAEMVIEDLTAQAGIPSAPSGLPLATLLPRVAHLSSPLLEEPNKNKYIQIIRSMPEVELFYTFLYANMPPET; the protein is encoded by the exons atgcTGGCCTCGGCGAG GGGGTTCTGGGCGCGGCACCGCCGGAAGATCCTCGTCTCGCTGGGCGTCGCGGGGGCAGGCTACGCCGCCTACCGCCTATACGACGCGCACCGCGCCCAGCTCCTGCGGGTGGAGCAGCTGCGCGCCCGGGAGGAGCAGGCCGCCGACGACCTCGTCAAGAACCA GCTACAGGAACACTTTGAGAAGGTGCAGAGCATTTGTGACACTACCACATTGCCTTTGGCCATGCATCAGCTCTGTGAAAACATAACGAGTCAGCTGGATATTTCAAAATTGACTGACAAGTTACGGCAAGGGAAGGCAGAATCAAGGGCACTGACACCAAAAGAAAAGTATGATACTTGGGAGGAGATTAAAATTAAGA GTTTCACAAAGACAGTTTCTTCAATGTGGGCTATGACGTTGCTCAGCTTGTACACTAGAGTTCAGGTCACCATATTAGGCAGACATCTCTACTTAGATTTTGCCCGAGCTACACATGGTGCACAGTTACAG GAAGAATCTGATACCTTCAGTGAAAATGGACACAAGAGCTTCCTTACAACGGCTGATTATCTTCCCACTGGCAAAATCAATGCATACATAATGCATATGCAACATGCTGCAACAGAAGTCCTAAAAGA GAAGCAACTGAAAGACCTTATGAGCACGGACGAAGTATTGCAAACAGTATTACAAATATTGGACTTGTTCATGAATCTGTGTGAAGATAACTCATGGATAAAATACCTTGTGCCTGACGATGCCAGTGTTCAAGCACAGTTGATGGCTGTGTCCACTAGTGGCTTTGACGATTCATCACTCCTAAATGATTTCAGAAAGCTCGAACAACTAATGGCCGAGACACGAGTAGTACTGGCAAG TGAGGATTTCAGAAATATCATGGAGAGGTCATTGAGGGAGATAGCTGAAATGGTGATAGAGGACCTGACTGCGCAGGCTGGAATTCCAAGTGCTCCGTCAGGATTGCCCTTAGCGACGCTCTTGCCCAGAGTTGCTCATTTGAGCTCACCATTGCTTGAGGAGCCAAACAAGAACAAATACATTCAAATTATCCGAAGTATGCCTGAAGTGGAACTCTTCTACACATTCCTCTATGCAAACATGCCACCAGAAACATGA